A genomic window from Aricia agestis chromosome 8, ilAriAges1.1, whole genome shotgun sequence includes:
- the LOC121729374 gene encoding flap endonuclease GEN isoform X3, giving the protein MGIKGLWNVLTPFSEKKSLHEIKGETLAVDLSGWVCDSQNVTDYHIQPKLYLRNLFFRTMYLLLADINPIFVLEGDAPELKRDVMTARNALQFRGAAPKSGNSKNKEGNVTRKRFKGVLKECENLLKTMGVRCVKGDGEAEATCARLNAKGVVDAVISQDSDCFAYGARRVYRNFSVSNSAGGGALNGSVDVYDADVMFKNNGFGRKKMVALALLCGCDYGVGACGSSINTVVSFLHTVPEEEVVFRLLSWVSEPQKYEKLARWVATPGVCDRCGHAGRTHNRHGCPVCATSRACTDTGHKVKVSEAKRELSLRSRALSAGMPFPEPRVMKEFLDTTPEDVDVGAVKMPTPSLIQFVKIMSHKLDWPEKYCVEKFLPLLTKWHLQDHVPVKTIKPIAIKKKRNPKGVPSFEVQWEDIDGLYDALIPDDQFEEGEDASDVWTTIERQDLMRKYHPDIVEAYEESIKKPSKEKKTRARKKKDDNDAEKVPKQTKKKAAKKKSKNDVIAELSRSLGNLSVSKVADISVNKSQVSVSVNKLKRKHKISKTKHKNTIESYLKPAKKRKSNRTKSMNYSKNIFVHKQSTESFSVEKHNDNLFEDIGKENITFKHNSFVFEDNEKENISFHNDVVYFDDNDKENIASNKLGLSILDVSQGDVPESDLSDIIDKITSRETTATKTKVNDAYVKLIFNKKFNLRKSILRRTFNQNCSTPNQSPVKRKSSVPFARQSINTSYFYDKLTDQCDAFEMSLEYKNNVDVSDATIDYSLPDVKL; this is encoded by the exons ATGGGAATAAAAGGTTTATGGAACGTTCTGACACCGTTTAGTGAAAAGAAGTCTTTGCATGAG ATAAAAGGAGAAACTCTTGCGGTTGACCTCTCTGGATGGGTCTGTGACAGTCAAAATGTTACTGACTATCATATTCAGCCTAAACTTTATTTAAG AAATCTCTTCTTCAGAACCATGTACCTATTGCTAGCTGATATAAACCCTATATTTGTGCTGGAGGGGGACGCGCCGGAACTAAAGCGAGATGTGATGACAGCGAGAAATGCATTGCAATTCCGAGGCGCAGCACCAAAATCTGGTAACAGTAAAAACAAAGAGGGAAATGTCACAAGAAAGAGATTTAAAGGTGTACTTAAagaa TGTGAAAATCTTTTGAAAACAATGGGTGTGAGATGTGTAAAAGGAGATGGGGAAGCTGAAGCAACTTGCGCCAGGTTAAATGCCAAAGGT GTAGTAGACGCGGTAATATCTCAAGACTCGGACTGTTTCGCGTACGGCGCCCGGCGCGTGTACCGCAACTTCAGCGTGTCGAACTCGGCGGGCGGCGGAGCGCTCAATGGCTCCGTGGATGTCTACGACGCTGATgtcatgtttaaaaataatg GTTTCGGACGCAAGAAGATGGTCGCGCTGGCGCTACTCTGTGGCTGTGACTACGGAGTTGGCGCGTGTGGCTCATCAATAAATACAGTTGTATCTTTTCTACATACTGTCCCAGAGGAAGAGGTCGTTTTTAG GCTATTGTCATGGGTGAGCGAGCCGCAAAAGTACGAGAAATTAGCCCGCTGGGTGGCGACGCCGGGCGTGTGCGACCGCTGCGGGCATGCGGGCCGCACGCACAACAGACACGGCTGCCCCGTCTGCGCCACCAGCCGCGCCTGCACCGACACCGGACACAA GGTAAAAGTGTCTGAAGCGAAACGCGAGCTCTCACTGCGCAGCCGAGCCCTGTCGGCCGGAATGCCCTTCCCGGAGCCCCGAGTTATGAAGGAATTCCTCGATACTACGCCCGAAGACGTGGACGTCGGGGCCGTCAAAATGCCGACCCCCAGCTTAATACAATTCGTG AAAATCATGTCACACAAGTTGGATTGGCCTGAAAAGTATTGCGTAGAGAAATTCTTGCCGCTGCTTACGAAGTGGCACCTACAAGACCATGTACCTGTCAAGACTATCAAACCTATCGCTATAAAGAAGAAAAGGAATCCAAAAG GTGTACCAAGTTTTGAAGTACAGTGGGAGGATATTGACGGACTCTATGACGCTCTTATTCCTGACGACCAATTTGAAG AAGGTGAAGACGCGTCTGATGTATGGACAACGATTGAAAGGCAGGACCTTATGCGTAAATATCATCCAGATATAGTCGAAGCTTACGAAGAATCGATTAAGAAGCCGTCAAAAGAGAAGAAAACGAGGGCTAGGAAGAAAAAAGATGATAATGATGCTGAAAAAGTGCCAAAGCAAACTAAGAAGAAAGCTGCTAAGAAAAAGAGTAAAAATGATGTTATTGCTGAGCTCAGTAGATCCTTGGGTAACCTCAGTGTTTCGAAAGTGGCAGATATCAGTGTTAATAAGTCACAAGTCAGTGTTTCTGTAAACAAACTAAAAAGAAAACACAAGATTAGTAAAACCAAACACAAGAATACAATAGAAAGTTATCTGAAACCAGCGAAAAAGAGAAAATCGAATCGAACAAAATCTATGAATTACAGTAAGAACATATTTGTGCATAAACAAAGTACAGAATCGTTTAGTGTAGAGAAACATAATGATAATTTATTTGAAGATATAGGAAAAGAGAATATTACATTCAAACACAATAGTTTTGTATTTGAAGACAATGAGAAggaaaatatttcatttcacaATGATGTAGTATATTTTGATGATAATGATAAAGAAA ATATAGCATCCAATAAATTAGGGCTTAGCATCCTAGATGTCAGTCAAGGTGACGTGCCAGAGAGTGACTTATCAGATATCATAGACAAAATTACTTCTAGAGAAACGACAGCTACTAAAACCAAAGTTAACGATGCGTATGTAAAATTGATTTTCAACAAGAAGTTCAATTTACGAAAGTCGATTTTGCGTCGCACCTTCAACCAAAACTGTTCTACTCCGAATCAAAGTCCAGTGAAACGTAAATCTAGTGTACCTTTTGCAAGACAATCGATTAATACGAGTTATTTTTATGACAAACTGACGGACCAGTGCGACGCCTTTGAAATGTCCCTcgagtataaaaataatgtcGACGTCAGTGACGCGACCATAGACTATAGCTTACCTGATGTTAAATTATGA
- the LOC121729374 gene encoding flap endonuclease GEN homolog 1 isoform X4: protein MPKVVDAVISQDSDCFAYGARRVYRNFSVSNSAGGGALNGSVDVYDADVMFKNNGFGRKKMVALALLCGCDYGVGACGSSINTVVSFLHTVPEEEVVFRLLSWVSEPQKYEKLARWVATPGVCDRCGHAGRTHNRHGCPVCATSRACTDTGHKVKVSEAKRELSLRSRALSAGMPFPEPRVMKEFLDTTPEDVDVGAVKMPTPSLIQFVKIMSHKLDWPEKYCVEKFLPLLTKWHLQDHVPVKTIKPIAIKKKRNPKGVPSFEVQWEDIDGLYDALIPDDQFEEGEDASDVWTTIERQDLMRKYHPDIVEAYEESIKKPSKEKKTRARKKKDDNDAEKVPKQTKKKAAKKKSKNDVIAELSRSLGNLSVSKVADISVNKSQVSVSVNKLKRKHKISKTKHKNTIESYLKPAKKRKSNRTKSMNYSKNIFVHKQSTESFSVEKHNDNLFEDIGKENITFKHNSFVFEDNEKENISFHNDVVYFDDNDKENIASNKLFEDIGKENVTFKHNSFVFEDNEKENISFHNDVVYLDDNDKENIASNKLFEDIGKENVTFKHNSFVFEDNAKENISFHNDVVYFDDNDKENIASNKLGLSILDVSQGDVPESDLSDIIDKITSRETTATKTKVNDAYVKLIFNKKFNLRKSILRRTFNQNCSTPNQSPVKRKSSVPFARQSINTSYFYDKLTDQCDAFEMSLEYKNNVDVSDATIDYSLPDVKL from the exons ATGCCAAAG GTAGTAGACGCGGTAATATCTCAAGACTCGGACTGTTTCGCGTACGGCGCCCGGCGCGTGTACCGCAACTTCAGCGTGTCGAACTCGGCGGGCGGCGGAGCGCTCAATGGCTCCGTGGATGTCTACGACGCTGATgtcatgtttaaaaataatg GTTTCGGACGCAAGAAGATGGTCGCGCTGGCGCTACTCTGTGGCTGTGACTACGGAGTTGGCGCGTGTGGCTCATCAATAAATACAGTTGTATCTTTTCTACATACTGTCCCAGAGGAAGAGGTCGTTTTTAG GCTATTGTCATGGGTGAGCGAGCCGCAAAAGTACGAGAAATTAGCCCGCTGGGTGGCGACGCCGGGCGTGTGCGACCGCTGCGGGCATGCGGGCCGCACGCACAACAGACACGGCTGCCCCGTCTGCGCCACCAGCCGCGCCTGCACCGACACCGGACACAA GGTAAAAGTGTCTGAAGCGAAACGCGAGCTCTCACTGCGCAGCCGAGCCCTGTCGGCCGGAATGCCCTTCCCGGAGCCCCGAGTTATGAAGGAATTCCTCGATACTACGCCCGAAGACGTGGACGTCGGGGCCGTCAAAATGCCGACCCCCAGCTTAATACAATTCGTG AAAATCATGTCACACAAGTTGGATTGGCCTGAAAAGTATTGCGTAGAGAAATTCTTGCCGCTGCTTACGAAGTGGCACCTACAAGACCATGTACCTGTCAAGACTATCAAACCTATCGCTATAAAGAAGAAAAGGAATCCAAAAG GTGTACCAAGTTTTGAAGTACAGTGGGAGGATATTGACGGACTCTATGACGCTCTTATTCCTGACGACCAATTTGAAG AAGGTGAAGACGCGTCTGATGTATGGACAACGATTGAAAGGCAGGACCTTATGCGTAAATATCATCCAGATATAGTCGAAGCTTACGAAGAATCGATTAAGAAGCCGTCAAAAGAGAAGAAAACGAGGGCTAGGAAGAAAAAAGATGATAATGATGCTGAAAAAGTGCCAAAGCAAACTAAGAAGAAAGCTGCTAAGAAAAAGAGTAAAAATGATGTTATTGCTGAGCTCAGTAGATCCTTGGGTAACCTCAGTGTTTCGAAAGTGGCAGATATCAGTGTTAATAAGTCACAAGTCAGTGTTTCTGTAAACAAACTAAAAAGAAAACACAAGATTAGTAAAACCAAACACAAGAATACAATAGAAAGTTATCTGAAACCAGCGAAAAAGAGAAAATCGAATCGAACAAAATCTATGAATTACAGTAAGAACATATTTGTGCATAAACAAAGTACAGAATCGTTTAGTGTAGAGAAACATAATGATAATTTATTTGAAGATATAGGAAAAGAGAATATTACATTCAAACACAATAGTTTTGTATTTGAAGACAATGAGAAggaaaatatttcatttcacaATGATGTAGTATATTTTGATGATAATGATAAAGAAAATATAGCATCCAATAAACTATTTGAGGATATAGGAAAAGAAAATGTTACATTCAAGCACAATAGTTTTGTATTTGAAGATAATGAGAAggaaaatatttcatttcacaATGATGTAGTATATTTAGATGATAATGATAAAGAAAATATAGCATCCAATAAACTATTTGAAGATATAGGAAAAGAAAATGTTACATTCAAACACAATAGTTTTGTATTTGAAGATAATGCGAAggaaaatatttcatttcacaATGATGTAGTATATTTTGATGATAATGATAAAGAAAATATAGCATCCAATAAATTAGGGCTTAGCATCCTAGATGTCAGTCAAGGTGACGTGCCAGAGAGTGACTTATCAGATATCATAGACAAAATTACTTCTAGAGAAACGACAGCTACTAAAACCAAAGTTAACGATGCGTATGTAAAATTGATTTTCAACAAGAAGTTCAATTTACGAAAGTCGATTTTGCGTCGCACCTTCAACCAAAACTGTTCTACTCCGAATCAAAGTCCAGTGAAACGTAAATCTAGTGTACCTTTTGCAAGACAATCGATTAATACGAGTTATTTTTATGACAAACTGACGGACCAGTGCGACGCCTTTGAAATGTCCCTcgagtataaaaataatgtcGACGTCAGTGACGCGACCATAGACTATAGCTTACCTGATGTTAAATTATGA
- the LOC121729374 gene encoding flap endonuclease GEN isoform X1, translated as MGIKGLWNVLTPFSEKKSLHEIKGETLAVDLSGWVCDSQNVTDYHIQPKLYLRNLFFRTMYLLLADINPIFVLEGDAPELKRDVMTARNALQFRGAAPKSGNSKNKEGNVTRKRFKGVLKECENLLKTMGVRCVKGDGEAEATCARLNAKGVVDAVISQDSDCFAYGARRVYRNFSVSNSAGGGALNGSVDVYDADVMFKNNGFGRKKMVALALLCGCDYGVGACGSSINTVVSFLHTVPEEEVVFRLLSWVSEPQKYEKLARWVATPGVCDRCGHAGRTHNRHGCPVCATSRACTDTGHKVKVSEAKRELSLRSRALSAGMPFPEPRVMKEFLDTTPEDVDVGAVKMPTPSLIQFVKIMSHKLDWPEKYCVEKFLPLLTKWHLQDHVPVKTIKPIAIKKKRNPKGVPSFEVQWEDIDGLYDALIPDDQFEEGEDASDVWTTIERQDLMRKYHPDIVEAYEESIKKPSKEKKTRARKKKDDNDAEKVPKQTKKKAAKKKSKNDVIAELSRSLGNLSVSKVADISVNKSQVSVSVNKLKRKHKISKTKHKNTIESYLKPAKKRKSNRTKSMNYSKNIFVHKQSTESFSVEKHNDNLFEDIGKENITFKHNSFVFEDNEKENISFHNDVVYFDDNDKENIASNKLFEDIGKENVTFKHNSFVFEDNEKENISFHNDVVYLDDNDKENIASNKLFEDIGKENVTFKHNSFVFEDNAKENISFHNDVVYFDDNDKENIASNKLGLSILDVSQGDVPESDLSDIIDKITSRETTATKTKVNDAYVKLIFNKKFNLRKSILRRTFNQNCSTPNQSPVKRKSSVPFARQSINTSYFYDKLTDQCDAFEMSLEYKNNVDVSDATIDYSLPDVKL; from the exons ATGGGAATAAAAGGTTTATGGAACGTTCTGACACCGTTTAGTGAAAAGAAGTCTTTGCATGAG ATAAAAGGAGAAACTCTTGCGGTTGACCTCTCTGGATGGGTCTGTGACAGTCAAAATGTTACTGACTATCATATTCAGCCTAAACTTTATTTAAG AAATCTCTTCTTCAGAACCATGTACCTATTGCTAGCTGATATAAACCCTATATTTGTGCTGGAGGGGGACGCGCCGGAACTAAAGCGAGATGTGATGACAGCGAGAAATGCATTGCAATTCCGAGGCGCAGCACCAAAATCTGGTAACAGTAAAAACAAAGAGGGAAATGTCACAAGAAAGAGATTTAAAGGTGTACTTAAagaa TGTGAAAATCTTTTGAAAACAATGGGTGTGAGATGTGTAAAAGGAGATGGGGAAGCTGAAGCAACTTGCGCCAGGTTAAATGCCAAAGGT GTAGTAGACGCGGTAATATCTCAAGACTCGGACTGTTTCGCGTACGGCGCCCGGCGCGTGTACCGCAACTTCAGCGTGTCGAACTCGGCGGGCGGCGGAGCGCTCAATGGCTCCGTGGATGTCTACGACGCTGATgtcatgtttaaaaataatg GTTTCGGACGCAAGAAGATGGTCGCGCTGGCGCTACTCTGTGGCTGTGACTACGGAGTTGGCGCGTGTGGCTCATCAATAAATACAGTTGTATCTTTTCTACATACTGTCCCAGAGGAAGAGGTCGTTTTTAG GCTATTGTCATGGGTGAGCGAGCCGCAAAAGTACGAGAAATTAGCCCGCTGGGTGGCGACGCCGGGCGTGTGCGACCGCTGCGGGCATGCGGGCCGCACGCACAACAGACACGGCTGCCCCGTCTGCGCCACCAGCCGCGCCTGCACCGACACCGGACACAA GGTAAAAGTGTCTGAAGCGAAACGCGAGCTCTCACTGCGCAGCCGAGCCCTGTCGGCCGGAATGCCCTTCCCGGAGCCCCGAGTTATGAAGGAATTCCTCGATACTACGCCCGAAGACGTGGACGTCGGGGCCGTCAAAATGCCGACCCCCAGCTTAATACAATTCGTG AAAATCATGTCACACAAGTTGGATTGGCCTGAAAAGTATTGCGTAGAGAAATTCTTGCCGCTGCTTACGAAGTGGCACCTACAAGACCATGTACCTGTCAAGACTATCAAACCTATCGCTATAAAGAAGAAAAGGAATCCAAAAG GTGTACCAAGTTTTGAAGTACAGTGGGAGGATATTGACGGACTCTATGACGCTCTTATTCCTGACGACCAATTTGAAG AAGGTGAAGACGCGTCTGATGTATGGACAACGATTGAAAGGCAGGACCTTATGCGTAAATATCATCCAGATATAGTCGAAGCTTACGAAGAATCGATTAAGAAGCCGTCAAAAGAGAAGAAAACGAGGGCTAGGAAGAAAAAAGATGATAATGATGCTGAAAAAGTGCCAAAGCAAACTAAGAAGAAAGCTGCTAAGAAAAAGAGTAAAAATGATGTTATTGCTGAGCTCAGTAGATCCTTGGGTAACCTCAGTGTTTCGAAAGTGGCAGATATCAGTGTTAATAAGTCACAAGTCAGTGTTTCTGTAAACAAACTAAAAAGAAAACACAAGATTAGTAAAACCAAACACAAGAATACAATAGAAAGTTATCTGAAACCAGCGAAAAAGAGAAAATCGAATCGAACAAAATCTATGAATTACAGTAAGAACATATTTGTGCATAAACAAAGTACAGAATCGTTTAGTGTAGAGAAACATAATGATAATTTATTTGAAGATATAGGAAAAGAGAATATTACATTCAAACACAATAGTTTTGTATTTGAAGACAATGAGAAggaaaatatttcatttcacaATGATGTAGTATATTTTGATGATAATGATAAAGAAAATATAGCATCCAATAAACTATTTGAGGATATAGGAAAAGAAAATGTTACATTCAAGCACAATAGTTTTGTATTTGAAGATAATGAGAAggaaaatatttcatttcacaATGATGTAGTATATTTAGATGATAATGATAAAGAAAATATAGCATCCAATAAACTATTTGAAGATATAGGAAAAGAAAATGTTACATTCAAACACAATAGTTTTGTATTTGAAGATAATGCGAAggaaaatatttcatttcacaATGATGTAGTATATTTTGATGATAATGATAAAGAAAATATAGCATCCAATAAATTAGGGCTTAGCATCCTAGATGTCAGTCAAGGTGACGTGCCAGAGAGTGACTTATCAGATATCATAGACAAAATTACTTCTAGAGAAACGACAGCTACTAAAACCAAAGTTAACGATGCGTATGTAAAATTGATTTTCAACAAGAAGTTCAATTTACGAAAGTCGATTTTGCGTCGCACCTTCAACCAAAACTGTTCTACTCCGAATCAAAGTCCAGTGAAACGTAAATCTAGTGTACCTTTTGCAAGACAATCGATTAATACGAGTTATTTTTATGACAAACTGACGGACCAGTGCGACGCCTTTGAAATGTCCCTcgagtataaaaataatgtcGACGTCAGTGACGCGACCATAGACTATAGCTTACCTGATGTTAAATTATGA
- the LOC121729374 gene encoding flap endonuclease GEN isoform X2 produces the protein MRNLFFRTMYLLLADINPIFVLEGDAPELKRDVMTARNALQFRGAAPKSGNSKNKEGNVTRKRFKGVLKECENLLKTMGVRCVKGDGEAEATCARLNAKGVVDAVISQDSDCFAYGARRVYRNFSVSNSAGGGALNGSVDVYDADVMFKNNGFGRKKMVALALLCGCDYGVGACGSSINTVVSFLHTVPEEEVVFRLLSWVSEPQKYEKLARWVATPGVCDRCGHAGRTHNRHGCPVCATSRACTDTGHKVKVSEAKRELSLRSRALSAGMPFPEPRVMKEFLDTTPEDVDVGAVKMPTPSLIQFVKIMSHKLDWPEKYCVEKFLPLLTKWHLQDHVPVKTIKPIAIKKKRNPKGVPSFEVQWEDIDGLYDALIPDDQFEEGEDASDVWTTIERQDLMRKYHPDIVEAYEESIKKPSKEKKTRARKKKDDNDAEKVPKQTKKKAAKKKSKNDVIAELSRSLGNLSVSKVADISVNKSQVSVSVNKLKRKHKISKTKHKNTIESYLKPAKKRKSNRTKSMNYSKNIFVHKQSTESFSVEKHNDNLFEDIGKENITFKHNSFVFEDNEKENISFHNDVVYFDDNDKENIASNKLFEDIGKENVTFKHNSFVFEDNEKENISFHNDVVYLDDNDKENIASNKLFEDIGKENVTFKHNSFVFEDNAKENISFHNDVVYFDDNDKENIASNKLGLSILDVSQGDVPESDLSDIIDKITSRETTATKTKVNDAYVKLIFNKKFNLRKSILRRTFNQNCSTPNQSPVKRKSSVPFARQSINTSYFYDKLTDQCDAFEMSLEYKNNVDVSDATIDYSLPDVKL, from the exons ATGAG AAATCTCTTCTTCAGAACCATGTACCTATTGCTAGCTGATATAAACCCTATATTTGTGCTGGAGGGGGACGCGCCGGAACTAAAGCGAGATGTGATGACAGCGAGAAATGCATTGCAATTCCGAGGCGCAGCACCAAAATCTGGTAACAGTAAAAACAAAGAGGGAAATGTCACAAGAAAGAGATTTAAAGGTGTACTTAAagaa TGTGAAAATCTTTTGAAAACAATGGGTGTGAGATGTGTAAAAGGAGATGGGGAAGCTGAAGCAACTTGCGCCAGGTTAAATGCCAAAGGT GTAGTAGACGCGGTAATATCTCAAGACTCGGACTGTTTCGCGTACGGCGCCCGGCGCGTGTACCGCAACTTCAGCGTGTCGAACTCGGCGGGCGGCGGAGCGCTCAATGGCTCCGTGGATGTCTACGACGCTGATgtcatgtttaaaaataatg GTTTCGGACGCAAGAAGATGGTCGCGCTGGCGCTACTCTGTGGCTGTGACTACGGAGTTGGCGCGTGTGGCTCATCAATAAATACAGTTGTATCTTTTCTACATACTGTCCCAGAGGAAGAGGTCGTTTTTAG GCTATTGTCATGGGTGAGCGAGCCGCAAAAGTACGAGAAATTAGCCCGCTGGGTGGCGACGCCGGGCGTGTGCGACCGCTGCGGGCATGCGGGCCGCACGCACAACAGACACGGCTGCCCCGTCTGCGCCACCAGCCGCGCCTGCACCGACACCGGACACAA GGTAAAAGTGTCTGAAGCGAAACGCGAGCTCTCACTGCGCAGCCGAGCCCTGTCGGCCGGAATGCCCTTCCCGGAGCCCCGAGTTATGAAGGAATTCCTCGATACTACGCCCGAAGACGTGGACGTCGGGGCCGTCAAAATGCCGACCCCCAGCTTAATACAATTCGTG AAAATCATGTCACACAAGTTGGATTGGCCTGAAAAGTATTGCGTAGAGAAATTCTTGCCGCTGCTTACGAAGTGGCACCTACAAGACCATGTACCTGTCAAGACTATCAAACCTATCGCTATAAAGAAGAAAAGGAATCCAAAAG GTGTACCAAGTTTTGAAGTACAGTGGGAGGATATTGACGGACTCTATGACGCTCTTATTCCTGACGACCAATTTGAAG AAGGTGAAGACGCGTCTGATGTATGGACAACGATTGAAAGGCAGGACCTTATGCGTAAATATCATCCAGATATAGTCGAAGCTTACGAAGAATCGATTAAGAAGCCGTCAAAAGAGAAGAAAACGAGGGCTAGGAAGAAAAAAGATGATAATGATGCTGAAAAAGTGCCAAAGCAAACTAAGAAGAAAGCTGCTAAGAAAAAGAGTAAAAATGATGTTATTGCTGAGCTCAGTAGATCCTTGGGTAACCTCAGTGTTTCGAAAGTGGCAGATATCAGTGTTAATAAGTCACAAGTCAGTGTTTCTGTAAACAAACTAAAAAGAAAACACAAGATTAGTAAAACCAAACACAAGAATACAATAGAAAGTTATCTGAAACCAGCGAAAAAGAGAAAATCGAATCGAACAAAATCTATGAATTACAGTAAGAACATATTTGTGCATAAACAAAGTACAGAATCGTTTAGTGTAGAGAAACATAATGATAATTTATTTGAAGATATAGGAAAAGAGAATATTACATTCAAACACAATAGTTTTGTATTTGAAGACAATGAGAAggaaaatatttcatttcacaATGATGTAGTATATTTTGATGATAATGATAAAGAAAATATAGCATCCAATAAACTATTTGAGGATATAGGAAAAGAAAATGTTACATTCAAGCACAATAGTTTTGTATTTGAAGATAATGAGAAggaaaatatttcatttcacaATGATGTAGTATATTTAGATGATAATGATAAAGAAAATATAGCATCCAATAAACTATTTGAAGATATAGGAAAAGAAAATGTTACATTCAAACACAATAGTTTTGTATTTGAAGATAATGCGAAggaaaatatttcatttcacaATGATGTAGTATATTTTGATGATAATGATAAAGAAAATATAGCATCCAATAAATTAGGGCTTAGCATCCTAGATGTCAGTCAAGGTGACGTGCCAGAGAGTGACTTATCAGATATCATAGACAAAATTACTTCTAGAGAAACGACAGCTACTAAAACCAAAGTTAACGATGCGTATGTAAAATTGATTTTCAACAAGAAGTTCAATTTACGAAAGTCGATTTTGCGTCGCACCTTCAACCAAAACTGTTCTACTCCGAATCAAAGTCCAGTGAAACGTAAATCTAGTGTACCTTTTGCAAGACAATCGATTAATACGAGTTATTTTTATGACAAACTGACGGACCAGTGCGACGCCTTTGAAATGTCCCTcgagtataaaaataatgtcGACGTCAGTGACGCGACCATAGACTATAGCTTACCTGATGTTAAATTATGA